Proteins found in one Synechococcus sp. LA31 genomic segment:
- a CDS encoding glycine betaine/L-proline ABC transporter ATP-binding protein yields the protein MRRLQVSAEITLQAVSKVFPGGNAAVREVSLQIEAGEVFVVMGLSGSGKSTLLRMINGLIRPSSGAVVVREQPLDQLSSRNLQKLRRSAMAMVFQSFALFPNRNVLDNAAFGLEVAGVPRQERQAKAKQALERVGLGDQHERWPQQLSGGMQQRVGLARALALDPPILLMDEAFSALDPLIRRDMQTLLLELQSEQQRTIVFISHDLDEAIRIGDRIALMKDGQLLQCGTAQDLLQQPANPQVRHFFQDVDAASVLPVELIVDPTPPTLALPEGASRPDVQAIPKLSYVVDGQRRFHGVIAAEGGWIPASQAVHLLEGTLIREAMDQVAQTPYPTPVLDRDQRLLGVITPRRLLQALQQGCPC from the coding sequence ATGAGACGCTTGCAGGTGAGTGCTGAGATCACACTCCAGGCGGTCTCCAAGGTGTTCCCGGGGGGCAACGCGGCTGTTCGCGAGGTTTCTCTCCAGATCGAAGCCGGTGAGGTCTTCGTGGTGATGGGGCTTTCCGGATCTGGCAAGTCCACGCTTTTGCGGATGATCAATGGTCTGATCCGTCCCAGCTCGGGTGCGGTGGTGGTGCGCGAGCAACCTCTAGATCAACTCTCATCACGCAACCTGCAGAAGCTGCGCCGTTCTGCGATGGCCATGGTGTTCCAGTCGTTTGCCCTATTCCCAAACCGCAACGTGCTCGACAACGCAGCCTTTGGACTGGAAGTGGCCGGCGTACCTCGGCAGGAACGGCAGGCCAAGGCGAAACAGGCGCTCGAGCGAGTGGGACTGGGCGATCAGCACGAGCGCTGGCCCCAACAACTTTCCGGTGGGATGCAACAGCGGGTAGGGCTAGCGAGAGCTCTTGCTTTAGACCCTCCGATCCTGCTGATGGATGAGGCTTTTTCAGCGCTCGATCCACTGATCCGCCGCGACATGCAGACCCTGCTACTCGAGCTGCAAAGCGAGCAACAGCGCACGATTGTCTTCATCTCCCACGACCTTGATGAGGCCATTCGCATCGGCGATCGCATCGCCCTGATGAAAGACGGACAGCTGCTGCAGTGCGGCACTGCCCAAGATCTGCTGCAACAGCCGGCCAATCCTCAGGTGCGTCACTTTTTTCAAGATGTTGATGCAGCCTCCGTGCTGCCAGTGGAACTGATCGTTGATCCAACTCCGCCGACACTGGCACTGCCAGAGGGGGCCAGTAGACCCGATGTGCAAGCCATCCCCAAGCTCAGCTATGTAGTGGATGGTCAGCGCAGATTCCACGGAGTGATCGCAGCTGAAGGTGGATGGATCCCAGCTTCACAGGCGGTCCATCTCCTGGAGGGAACATTGATTCGAGAGGCGATGGATCAGGTTGCCCAGACTCCCTACCCCACCCCTGTGCTGGACAGGGATCAGCGATTGCTTGGCGTGATCACTCCCAGACGATTACTCCAAGCACTCCAACAAGGTTGCCCATGTTGA
- a CDS encoding carbon-nitrogen hydrolase family protein, with the protein MSVADMGLPVALVQLCATEDAELNRRQAEVWLERAMQPAPGRVKPRLVMLPEVWNAPYAADRFEAYAEPIPQPGANLVESPSPSLALVARIARRHGVAVIAGSIPEQGSHGRIYNTATLINPQGVLLAKHRKLHLFDVDVPGGICFRESDSLTAGHALTVLSGSGDPLGTGVEEPPALGLLICYDIRFPELALLMQQRHGCSLLAVPAAFNTTTGPRHWHLVMRARAVDTQCFVMACSSARPAGDGYPSYGHSLVVDPWGTVIAEAGEGEQLLDAELDLSQVGLARRAIPTSLQRRGDVYRLSEMKLTS; encoded by the coding sequence GTGAGCGTTGCTGACATGGGCCTGCCGGTGGCATTGGTGCAGCTCTGTGCCACCGAGGATGCGGAGCTGAATCGCCGCCAAGCCGAAGTGTGGCTGGAGCGGGCCATGCAGCCCGCCCCAGGCCGCGTGAAGCCACGATTGGTGATGCTGCCTGAGGTGTGGAACGCGCCCTATGCGGCCGATCGCTTCGAGGCCTATGCCGAGCCGATTCCACAGCCCGGTGCCAACCTGGTGGAGAGCCCGTCGCCCTCCCTCGCACTGGTAGCGCGCATCGCCCGGCGTCACGGGGTGGCGGTGATTGCCGGCTCGATTCCTGAGCAGGGATCGCACGGGCGGATCTACAACACGGCCACGCTGATCAACCCCCAGGGTGTGTTGCTGGCCAAACACCGCAAGCTGCACCTCTTTGATGTGGATGTGCCGGGCGGGATCTGCTTCCGTGAATCCGACAGCCTTACGGCAGGGCATGCCCTCACGGTGCTCAGCGGCAGCGGCGATCCGCTTGGCACCGGCGTGGAGGAGCCGCCCGCTCTCGGGCTGCTGATCTGTTACGACATCCGCTTCCCTGAGCTGGCTCTGCTGATGCAGCAGAGGCATGGTTGCTCGCTTTTGGCTGTTCCAGCTGCGTTTAACACCACCACGGGCCCCCGCCACTGGCATCTGGTGATGCGTGCCCGCGCAGTGGATACCCAGTGCTTTGTGATGGCCTGCTCCAGTGCAAGGCCAGCTGGTGATGGCTATCCCAGCTATGGCCATTCCCTGGTGGTGGATCCATGGGGAACGGTGATTGCTGAAGCTGGAGAGGGAGAGCAGCTGCTCGATGCCGAGCTGGATCTCAGCCAGGTGGGCCTGGCGCGCCGGGCCATTCCCACCAGCCTCCAGCGCCGAGGCGATGTGTATCGGTTGAGCGAGATGAAGCTCACTTCATGA
- a CDS encoding glycine betaine ABC transporter substrate-binding protein: MSNDKRWSRRAALVGGLSLAGASMASMVQLSQKDRRGRSQENDHGIGGRPNAMGTQTNDSIQTLRLGWSPWADADVISLMAKELIETQLEQPVQRVMADIGIQYASVARGDLDLMLMAWLPLTHRDYWKRVRDRVVDFGPMYSGQLGWVVPDYVDTDAVKSITDLQRPEIAARFNNQVQGIDPGSGLNQLSEVALRDYTLNDIKLVASSSAAMTAVLDQAIRERRWIVVTSWMPHWMFARYNLRFLDDPLLVFGGVEWIHALGRSGLSSAAPNVANFLTRFRIPDEELTAVLLQAHRSTAEEAVQTYLNSHAERVKYWTTGSISAG, translated from the coding sequence ATGAGCAACGACAAACGCTGGAGCCGGCGTGCCGCACTGGTTGGGGGGCTGAGTCTGGCCGGTGCATCGATGGCCAGCATGGTGCAGCTGAGCCAGAAAGACCGGCGTGGTCGATCACAGGAGAACGATCACGGCATCGGTGGCCGCCCCAACGCCATGGGTACGCAAACGAACGACTCGATCCAAACCTTGCGACTCGGCTGGTCACCCTGGGCGGATGCGGATGTGATCAGCCTCATGGCCAAAGAACTGATCGAAACCCAGCTCGAACAACCCGTGCAGCGGGTCATGGCCGACATCGGAATCCAGTACGCCTCTGTCGCACGGGGCGATCTCGACCTCATGCTGATGGCATGGTTACCGCTCACCCATCGCGATTACTGGAAACGGGTTCGGGATCGAGTGGTGGATTTCGGGCCCATGTACTCAGGTCAGCTGGGATGGGTGGTGCCGGATTACGTCGATACCGACGCGGTAAAAAGCATCACCGACCTGCAGCGACCGGAGATCGCCGCACGGTTCAACAATCAGGTGCAGGGCATCGATCCTGGTTCTGGCCTGAACCAGTTATCGGAGGTCGCCCTGCGCGACTACACACTCAACGACATCAAATTGGTGGCCTCCAGCAGTGCGGCGATGACAGCTGTGCTCGATCAAGCGATCCGTGAGCGTCGCTGGATTGTTGTGACCAGCTGGATGCCGCATTGGATGTTTGCGCGCTACAACCTGCGCTTCCTCGATGATCCGCTGTTGGTCTTCGGAGGTGTCGAATGGATCCACGCGCTGGGGCGCAGTGGCCTCAGCAGCGCAGCCCCAAATGTGGCGAACTTTCTCACCCGTTTTCGAATTCCAGACGAGGAACTCACAGCTGTGCTGCTGCAAGCCCATCGCAGCACAGCTGAAGAAGCGGTGCAGACCTATCTCAACAGTCATGCAGAACGTGTGAAGTACTGGACAACGGGCTCAATCTCAGCAGGCTGA
- a CDS encoding class I SAM-dependent methyltransferase, with product MTSTQPSQRDIQKFGDAPESVRETDHYQQEYVEQFAERWDRLIDWEARAEAEGDFFIRLLHEHGAQSVLDVATGTGFHSVRLLSEGFDVVSADGSPNMLARAFRNARQRDQLLRTAQADWRFLNRDIHGTFDAVICLGNSFTHLFRERDRRKALAEYYAVLKHNGLLIIDHRNYDRLLENGVAVRQGKGNVYCGEDVCVVPDCVDEGLARFRYSFSDGSIYHLNMFPLRYGYVRRLMREVGFQRITSYGDYQLGNDDPDFYVHVAEKEYRFDGDTTVI from the coding sequence ATGACATCCACTCAGCCATCTCAGCGCGATATTCAGAAGTTCGGTGATGCTCCGGAGAGTGTGCGGGAGACCGACCACTATCAACAGGAGTATGTCGAGCAATTCGCTGAGCGCTGGGATCGATTAATCGATTGGGAAGCCAGGGCTGAGGCGGAAGGCGACTTTTTTATTCGGCTGCTCCATGAGCATGGGGCTCAATCGGTGCTTGATGTGGCTACGGGAACCGGTTTTCACTCGGTTCGTTTGCTGAGTGAAGGCTTTGATGTGGTGAGTGCTGACGGCAGCCCCAACATGTTGGCCCGTGCCTTTCGTAATGCACGACAGCGTGATCAGTTACTGCGAACAGCCCAGGCGGACTGGCGATTTCTCAATAGGGACATTCATGGCACCTTTGATGCGGTGATCTGTTTGGGTAATTCGTTTACCCACTTATTTCGAGAGCGGGATCGGCGCAAGGCGCTTGCTGAGTACTACGCAGTGCTCAAGCACAATGGTTTGCTGATCATCGATCACCGTAATTATGACCGCTTACTTGAGAATGGCGTTGCGGTTCGCCAGGGTAAAGGGAATGTCTACTGTGGGGAAGATGTGTGCGTTGTCCCAGATTGTGTTGATGAAGGTTTGGCGCGTTTCCGTTATTCCTTCAGTGATGGAAGTATCTATCACTTAAATATGTTCCCTTTGCGCTACGGCTATGTGAGAAGGCTGATGCGAGAAGTTGGTTTTCAGCGCATCACGAGCTATGGAGACTATCAGCTGGGAAACGATGATCCAGACTTCTACGTGCATGTGGCTGAGAAGGAGTACCGCTTTGATGGTGACACAACGGTGATTTGA
- a CDS encoding glycosyl hydrolase family 57, translating to MQRPPVTAGPEPGWRLEEINSCFCCALHMHQPTIPAGGDGGLISHLQYMVEHPGEGDNHNAEPFAHCYKRMAALIPQLIQDGCRPRIMLDYSGTLLWGFEQMGRRDILDALRYLTCDAVMQRHVEWLGSFWGHAVAPSTPIPDLKLQIQAWQHQFSALFGSEALSRVRGFSPPEMHLPNHPDTLYAFVKALKECGYQWLLVQEHSVENLDGSALSHQQRYLPNQLVARNSDGEQVSITALIKTQGSDTKLVGQMQPCYEALGMAPLPLADQMVPPLVAQIADGENGGVMMNEFPSAFIQAHHTLRDQPLTVAMNGSEYLELLNNSERHWPSIQAVRQHQLWQQLEGRQGAAAVEAAIKTCTAADAGFSMEGASWTNNLSWVEGYDNVLGPMQQLSAAFHQKFDSLVAEDASITQTPAYQEALLHLMLLETSCFRYWGQGVWTEYAHELDQRGRLALRQ from the coding sequence ATGCAACGCCCTCCAGTCACCGCAGGCCCGGAGCCTGGCTGGAGGCTCGAGGAGATCAACTCCTGCTTCTGCTGTGCGCTGCATATGCATCAGCCCACCATCCCTGCAGGCGGGGACGGTGGGTTGATCTCCCATCTGCAATACATGGTTGAACATCCCGGTGAGGGGGATAACCACAACGCTGAACCATTCGCCCACTGCTACAAACGCATGGCGGCGTTGATTCCGCAACTGATTCAAGATGGCTGTAGGCCGCGCATCATGCTGGATTACTCCGGCACTCTGCTCTGGGGATTCGAGCAGATGGGCCGGCGCGACATCCTTGATGCCCTGCGCTATCTGACCTGCGATGCAGTGATGCAGCGCCATGTGGAGTGGCTCGGGAGCTTCTGGGGTCATGCCGTGGCGCCCTCCACCCCCATTCCTGATCTCAAGCTACAGATCCAGGCCTGGCAACACCAATTTTCCGCCTTATTCGGCAGCGAAGCCCTCAGCCGCGTGCGGGGATTTTCCCCACCGGAAATGCATCTGCCCAACCACCCCGACACCCTTTATGCCTTCGTGAAGGCCCTGAAGGAGTGCGGTTACCAGTGGCTGCTCGTGCAGGAGCACAGCGTGGAAAACCTCGATGGTTCAGCCCTAAGCCACCAGCAGCGCTACCTCCCCAATCAGCTCGTGGCTCGCAACAGCGATGGGGAGCAGGTGAGCATCACCGCCTTGATCAAAACCCAGGGATCCGACACCAAATTGGTTGGTCAGATGCAACCCTGCTACGAAGCTTTGGGCATGGCCCCTCTGCCCTTGGCCGATCAGATGGTGCCGCCGCTGGTGGCACAGATTGCCGATGGAGAAAACGGAGGCGTGATGATGAATGAATTCCCATCAGCCTTCATCCAGGCCCATCACACGCTGCGCGATCAGCCGCTCACCGTTGCGATGAACGGCAGCGAGTATCTGGAGCTGTTGAACAATTCAGAAAGACACTGGCCTTCGATTCAGGCGGTGCGTCAGCATCAGCTCTGGCAGCAGTTGGAAGGGCGCCAAGGGGCGGCGGCAGTCGAAGCAGCAATCAAAACCTGTACCGCCGCCGACGCAGGCTTTTCCATGGAAGGTGCCTCCTGGACCAACAACCTCAGCTGGGTGGAGGGTTATGACAATGTGCTTGGGCCGATGCAGCAGCTCAGCGCTGCTTTTCATCAAAAATTTGATTCACTGGTCGCCGAGGACGCATCGATAACCCAAACACCCGCATACCAAGAAGCACTGCTACATCTCATGTTGCTAGAAACCAGCTGTTTCCGCTACTGGGGGCAGGGGGTTTGGACCGAGTACGCCCACGAACTTGATCAACGTGGCAGGCTCGCGTTAAGGCAATAG
- the katG gene encoding catalase/peroxidase HPI, which produces MTELGKCPFSGHNAAPMPVAGRGPSARDWWPQQVNLAILHQHNPSASPLGDTFNYRQAFQQLDYQGLKQDLLALMTDSQEWWPADWGHYGGLFIRMAWHSAGTYRTADGRGGGGTGNQRFAPLNSWPDNGNLDKARRLLWPIKQKYGNRISWADLMILAGTCALESMGLPTFGFAGGRADIWQPEEDIYWGNETTWLGDERYSGDRQLENPLAAVQMGLIYVNPEGPNGEPDPVASGRDVRETFARMAMNDEETVALTAGGHTFGKAHGAGPEDLVGPAPEGAPMEEMGLGWHNRHGSGKGADTTTSGIEGAWKPNPTRWDMGYFDMLFGYEWELIKSPTGAWQWQAKDCREEHMIPDAHRPGIKHPPMMTTADLSLRFDPIYEPISRHFHQNPEAFAEAFSRAWFKLTHRDMGPRSLYLGPEAPSEELIWQDPISALDHPVVDEAGIADLKQRIQRSGLSLTELVSTAWASASTFRGSDKRGGANGARVRLAPQSAWAVNQPQQLHKVIGYLESIQQAFNASCKGGMRVSLADLIVLAGGVGVEMAAAAAGHPVLVPFTAGRMDASQEQTDIASFAVMEPQADGFRNWQTGPMSVTAEHLLIDRAQLLGLSAPEMTVLVGGLRVLGGNTDGVRHGVFTERIGVLSNDFFVNLLDMGTTWAPSDEHGELFEGRRRSDGSKRWTATRADLVFGSNSQLRAIAEVYAQSDGTGRFVADFTAAWVKVMNADRFDLCTP; this is translated from the coding sequence ATGACCGAGCTCGGGAAGTGCCCCTTCAGCGGCCACAACGCTGCGCCCATGCCCGTGGCCGGCCGTGGGCCTTCAGCCCGCGACTGGTGGCCGCAACAAGTGAACCTGGCGATCCTGCATCAGCACAATCCGTCCGCCAGTCCCCTCGGCGATACGTTCAACTATCGCCAGGCTTTTCAGCAGCTCGACTACCAGGGCCTCAAGCAGGATCTGCTCGCCTTGATGACCGACTCCCAGGAGTGGTGGCCAGCCGACTGGGGCCATTACGGCGGCTTGTTCATCCGCATGGCCTGGCATAGCGCCGGTACCTATCGCACTGCCGATGGCCGTGGTGGTGGTGGCACCGGCAATCAACGCTTTGCCCCGCTCAACAGTTGGCCCGACAACGGCAATCTTGACAAAGCTCGCCGCCTGCTCTGGCCGATCAAGCAGAAGTACGGCAACCGCATTTCCTGGGCCGATCTGATGATCCTGGCCGGCACGTGCGCCCTCGAATCGATGGGCCTACCCACCTTTGGCTTCGCCGGTGGCCGCGCCGACATCTGGCAGCCGGAGGAAGACATCTACTGGGGCAACGAAACCACCTGGCTTGGCGATGAGCGCTACAGCGGCGATCGCCAGCTCGAGAACCCGCTGGCCGCTGTGCAGATGGGCCTCATCTATGTGAACCCTGAAGGCCCCAACGGCGAGCCCGACCCAGTGGCATCCGGCCGCGATGTGCGCGAAACCTTCGCACGCATGGCCATGAATGACGAAGAAACTGTGGCACTCACGGCCGGCGGCCACACCTTCGGCAAGGCCCATGGCGCCGGTCCTGAGGATCTGGTGGGTCCGGCGCCGGAGGGGGCTCCGATGGAGGAGATGGGCCTTGGTTGGCACAACCGCCATGGCAGCGGCAAAGGGGCCGACACCACCACCAGCGGCATCGAGGGGGCCTGGAAGCCCAACCCCACCCGCTGGGACATGGGCTATTTCGACATGCTCTTCGGCTACGAGTGGGAGCTAATCAAGAGCCCCACCGGCGCCTGGCAGTGGCAAGCCAAAGATTGCCGCGAAGAACACATGATCCCCGATGCCCACCGCCCGGGCATCAAGCATCCGCCGATGATGACCACAGCGGACTTGTCGCTGCGTTTCGATCCGATCTACGAGCCGATCTCGCGCCATTTCCATCAGAACCCCGAGGCCTTCGCCGAAGCCTTCTCGCGCGCCTGGTTCAAGCTCACCCATCGCGACATGGGCCCTCGCAGCCTCTACCTAGGGCCCGAGGCGCCCTCCGAGGAGCTGATCTGGCAGGACCCAATCTCCGCCCTCGATCACCCCGTGGTGGATGAGGCAGGCATCGCTGATCTCAAGCAGCGGATCCAGCGCAGCGGCCTGAGCCTGACAGAACTGGTGAGCACCGCTTGGGCCTCCGCTTCAACCTTCCGCGGCTCCGACAAACGCGGTGGTGCCAATGGTGCCAGGGTGCGCCTGGCACCGCAGAGCGCCTGGGCTGTGAACCAGCCACAGCAGCTTCACAAGGTGATCGGCTACCTCGAGAGCATCCAGCAGGCATTCAATGCCTCCTGCAAGGGAGGCATGCGTGTTTCGCTGGCCGACCTGATCGTGCTTGCCGGTGGTGTGGGCGTTGAAATGGCCGCCGCAGCCGCGGGCCATCCCGTGCTGGTGCCCTTCACAGCAGGGCGGATGGATGCCAGCCAGGAGCAGACCGACATCGCCTCCTTCGCCGTGATGGAGCCCCAGGCCGATGGCTTCCGCAACTGGCAGACAGGGCCAATGAGCGTGACCGCTGAGCACCTCCTGATCGACCGAGCCCAGCTGCTCGGCCTCAGTGCGCCGGAGATGACTGTGCTGGTGGGCGGTCTAAGAGTGCTGGGAGGCAACACCGATGGCGTTCGCCATGGCGTTTTCACGGAGCGGATTGGCGTGCTGAGCAACGACTTCTTTGTGAACTTGCTCGATATGGGCACCACCTGGGCACCCAGCGATGAGCACGGTGAGCTGTTTGAAGGGCGACGACGCAGCGATGGCAGCAAGCGCTGGACGGCCACACGCGCCGATCTGGTGTTTGGCTCGAACTCGCAGCTCCGAGCGATCGCCGAGGTGTACGCCCAAAGCGATGGGACTGGGCGATTTGTGGCCGACTTCACAGCAGCGTGGGTGAAGGTGATGAACGCCGATCGCTTTGATCTGTGCACCCCTTGA
- a CDS encoding DUF1830 domain-containing protein, with protein sequence MTTCQYRNCRESLVVLRCVGADQHFQEKVIFPFESWCFDCPTGSRIDVWAHGISGVELLETLPAEALRAHEP encoded by the coding sequence ATGACCACCTGTCAGTACCGCAACTGCCGCGAAAGCCTTGTGGTGCTGCGTTGCGTGGGAGCTGATCAGCATTTCCAGGAAAAAGTAATCTTTCCGTTTGAGAGCTGGTGTTTCGATTGCCCCACAGGCAGCCGCATTGATGTGTGGGCCCATGGCATCAGCGGGGTTGAGCTGTTGGAGACACTCCCAGCTGAAGCGCTGCGCGCGCATGAGCCCTGA
- a CDS encoding cyclopropane-fatty-acyl-phospholipid synthase family protein, whose product MLDAADLTAAEQTAATYYNSDDADQFYAHVWGGEDIHIGLYEGDHECIAAASRRTVEALARLIGPLEPGSVVVDLGSGYGGAARYLASTHQLRVEAVNISSVENDRHRTLNHRSGLQGLIRVHDASFEAVPLPNGCADVVWSQDAILHAGDRQQVLREAARLLKPGGVLVFTDPMAADGVTTTDLSAILQRIHLADLGSPDRYCSWGASVGLEREVWDEQTAMLVRHYTRVHEELLRRTSELKVVISIDYMQRMAAGLQHWIDGGESGRLSWGLMRFRKRPLDCLVLGGGE is encoded by the coding sequence ATGTTGGATGCAGCAGATCTCACGGCGGCTGAGCAAACAGCTGCCACCTATTACAACAGCGATGATGCTGATCAGTTCTATGCCCACGTTTGGGGTGGTGAGGACATCCATATCGGTCTCTACGAGGGAGATCATGAGTGCATTGCAGCGGCCAGTCGTCGCACGGTTGAGGCCCTTGCGAGGCTGATCGGTCCGCTAGAGCCAGGCAGTGTGGTCGTGGATCTGGGATCTGGTTATGGCGGTGCAGCCCGTTATTTGGCATCTACACACCAGCTTCGTGTGGAAGCTGTGAATATCTCCTCGGTAGAAAATGATCGCCACCGAACGCTTAATCACAGGAGTGGCTTACAAGGCCTCATTAGAGTTCATGACGCCTCCTTTGAAGCGGTTCCTTTGCCGAATGGCTGCGCTGATGTGGTGTGGAGTCAGGATGCGATTCTTCATGCTGGGGATCGCCAGCAAGTACTCCGTGAAGCTGCACGCTTACTCAAGCCGGGGGGGGTGCTCGTCTTCACCGATCCGATGGCTGCCGATGGCGTGACCACAACGGATTTATCCGCCATTCTGCAGCGGATTCATCTGGCTGATCTGGGATCACCGGATCGCTACTGCAGCTGGGGTGCTTCGGTGGGATTGGAGAGGGAGGTGTGGGATGAACAAACCGCCATGCTGGTTCGTCATTACACACGGGTGCATGAAGAGCTTCTGCGCAGAACGTCTGAGCTGAAGGTTGTGATCAGCATCGACTACATGCAGCGCATGGCCGCTGGTCTGCAGCATTGGATTGATGGTGGGGAATCGGGCCGGCTCAGCTGGGGCTTAATGCGCTTCCGCAAACGTCCTCTCGATTGCTTGGTTCTGGGCGGTGGTGAATAA
- a CDS encoding MAPEG family protein yields MSVPALPAVVSLVALITYQGTAMAVGQARVKHKVLPPAMTGPEPFECALRVQQNTLEQLVFFLPVFWLAALMSSETWAALLGFIWVGGRVAYGVGYRLAPNKRGPGFGISFLCSIALLVMALVGAFSQG; encoded by the coding sequence ATGAGCGTTCCTGCACTGCCAGCTGTGGTGAGCCTCGTGGCGCTGATCACCTACCAGGGCACAGCGATGGCAGTGGGTCAGGCGCGGGTGAAGCACAAGGTGTTGCCCCCGGCGATGACGGGCCCGGAGCCGTTTGAATGCGCACTGCGGGTTCAGCAGAACACGCTGGAACAGTTGGTGTTCTTCTTGCCGGTGTTCTGGTTGGCGGCTCTGATGAGCAGCGAAACATGGGCAGCGTTGTTGGGATTTATCTGGGTAGGCGGCCGAGTGGCCTACGGCGTGGGCTATCGGCTGGCGCCCAACAAGCGCGGCCCTGGTTTTGGGATCAGTTTTCTCTGTTCGATCGCTCTGCTGGTGATGGCACTCGTAGGGGCCTTCAGCCAGGGATGA
- a CDS encoding proline/glycine betaine ABC transporter permease — protein MLSTLAAVNQAGPLGLAVDAIVAWLLEHGQWFFGLVQLTVELLASLFESVLSLPPAWVLAPVIALIGWRLVGGGFSLFALLGLNLVLALGLWQPMIATLALVLASALLALLIGLPLGILSARFPMVWSVVRPGLDLMQTMPAFVYLIPAVMLFSTGAVPSIIATLIFSMPPVVRLTHLGITQVPADLIEAGRSFGCSEHQMLWLVQMPNALPTVMTGVNQTIMLALSMVVIASMIGGGGLGDVVLRGIQQLDVGLGFEGGIAVVILAVILDRLTQGLSKTPQRRTR, from the coding sequence ATGTTGAGCACCCTTGCGGCTGTAAATCAGGCAGGCCCTCTGGGCTTGGCCGTAGATGCGATTGTTGCGTGGCTACTGGAACATGGACAGTGGTTCTTTGGTCTAGTTCAACTCACGGTTGAGCTGCTGGCATCGCTGTTCGAATCCGTACTGAGCCTGCCGCCCGCATGGGTGTTGGCTCCTGTGATCGCGCTGATCGGTTGGCGACTCGTGGGAGGCGGCTTCAGTTTGTTTGCTCTGCTGGGTCTCAACCTGGTTCTAGCCCTAGGGCTCTGGCAGCCCATGATCGCCACTCTGGCACTGGTACTCGCCTCAGCCCTGCTCGCCTTGTTGATCGGCTTACCGCTGGGAATTCTCTCGGCCCGCTTTCCAATGGTGTGGAGCGTGGTGAGGCCCGGCCTTGATCTGATGCAGACGATGCCGGCCTTTGTGTATCTCATTCCGGCGGTGATGCTGTTCAGCACAGGCGCCGTGCCCTCGATCATCGCGACGCTGATCTTCTCCATGCCCCCTGTGGTGCGCCTAACGCATCTCGGCATCACCCAGGTACCAGCAGATCTGATCGAAGCAGGACGCTCCTTTGGCTGCAGTGAACACCAGATGCTGTGGCTAGTGCAAATGCCGAATGCTCTGCCAACGGTGATGACCGGCGTGAATCAAACAATCATGCTGGCCCTTTCCATGGTGGTGATCGCCTCAATGATCGGTGGTGGCGGACTTGGCGATGTGGTGTTAAGAGGCATTCAGCAGCTGGATGTAGGCCTGGGATTTGAAGGTGGGATTGCGGTAGTGATCCTCGCAGTGATCCTCGATCGACTCACCCAAGGCCTCTCGAAAACCCCGCAAAGGAGAACTCGATGA
- a CDS encoding cell division protein SepF — protein sequence MNTPFGVWLPQVTIVRCLTLADAQQAVEAVRARHCVVLQLEQVDPAEAQRVIDFLAGATSALDGSIDRIGDQTYLCAPMGVSVSQG from the coding sequence ATGAACACACCGTTCGGGGTGTGGCTGCCGCAGGTCACGATCGTGCGCTGCCTCACCCTGGCCGATGCCCAACAAGCCGTGGAGGCCGTGCGTGCGCGGCATTGCGTGGTGCTGCAGCTGGAGCAAGTGGACCCAGCGGAAGCTCAGCGGGTGATTGACTTTCTGGCCGGTGCCACCAGCGCCCTTGATGGATCGATCGATCGCATCGGTGACCAGACCTACCTCTGCGCGCCCATGGGCGTGAGCGTGAGCCAGGGTTAA